The uncultured Subdoligranulum sp. genomic sequence ACTGCGGGCAGAACTTGCCGAACATCTCACCATCCAGAAAGGCCCGGCCGATATCAACCTGAAAGAGGCGCTGCCACAACTGTGGCAAAAGCGAACGGAATGGGAAGAAGCCCACGCCGTGCAGCGCCCCCATCCCCACAGAGGATGGGAACGGTAACCGTTGCAGAAAAAATCCCCCTGGTGGGTCTGGCTGCTGCCGCTGCCGCTTGTCTGGTGGGCATCGGCCGGGCTGGCCATGCGGTGGGATGCCGCCGCTGGGCTGGCCGGGATACTGGCCGCCGTCAACAATTTGCTGGCGCGACCTTTCCCGGTCTATTACACACCCCAGACCCCGCGCTTTCTGTTGCTTGGCACCGCGCTCTATGCGGGCACCGGCCTTGTCCTCGCAGCCGATCATAAAAACGCCCGCCCCGGCGAGGAACACGGTTCCGCCCGCTGGGGCAATGTCTTTGCCCTGCAGCGTAAGTACGCCGACAGGGCAGGCCCCAACCTGCTGCTGACCCGACATTTTCGCATCGGGGTGGACGGGTACAAGCACAAGCACAACACCAACATCCTCGTCGTGGGCGGCTCCGGCGCGGGTAAGACCCGCACCTACGCGGTGCCCAACGTATTGGAAGCCGCCAAGGCCGGGCCGGACGGGAAAGGCTGTTCGCTGATACTGACCGATCCTAAAAGTGAAATTCTGCGCAAGACCGGCAGCTATCTGCTGAAGCAGGGCTATGAGGTGCGGGTGTTTGACCTCATCAACCCCAGCACGTCCTTCTGCTATAACCCGTTCGTCTATGTGCAGGATGACAAAGATGTGCTGCAGCTCATCACCAATTTAATTCAGAACACGACGCCCTCCCAAGCTCAAACCAGCGATCCGTTTTGGGAACGTTCCGAAACCGCCCTGCTGCAAGCCCTCATGCTCTATCTGCTGCACGAGGCCCCGCCGCGCGAGCAGAACTTCGGCATGGTCATGGAGCTATTGGAGAGTGCCGAGGTCAAGGAGGAAGATGAAAACTACCAGTCCCCGCTGGACGTGCTGTTTGAACGGCTTGCGGAACGGGAGCCGGACAGCATTGCCGTCAAGCAATACCGCGTCTTCAAGCAAGCCGCCGGCAAAACCGCGAAATCGATTTTGGTGAGCGTCGGCGTGCGGCTGGCGGCGTTCAACTTACCGCAGATCGACCGCCTGACGATGACGGACGAACTGCATTTGGATGAGTTAGGCGAGAAAAAAGTGGCGCTGTTTTGCTGCATCCCCGACTCGGACAAGTCGCTCAATTATCTCGTCGGCATGGTGTATACGCAGCTCATCCAGACGCTCTACCGCCAGGCCGACCGCGTCCATAAAGGCCGCCTGCCGGTGCCGGTGCATTGCCTGATGGACGAGTTCCCGAATGTTTCGTTGCCCAAAGACAGCTTTCTGTCGGCGCTGGCCACCATGCGCAGCCGCGGCATTTTTTGCTCAATCATTGTGCAAAACATTTCGCAGCTCAAAGCGTTGTACAAAGACAGCTGGGAGTCGCTGATCGGCCTGTGCGACGAGTTTCTCTATCTCGGGGGCAACGAGCAGAGCACCCACAAATATGTTTCCGAACTGATCGGCAAAGAAACGGTGGACACGACCAACCACAGCCGCAGCCATGGCCGCGGCGGCAGTTACAGCACCAGCGAACAGCAGGCCGCGCGCGACCTGCTCACGCCGGATGAAGTCCGCCTGCTGCCGGACGGCAAAGCCGTCTTGTTCGTGCGTGGTGAGCGGCCGGTCATCGACGACAAGTACGACCTGCTGCGCCACCCCTGCATCCGCTATACCGAGGACGGCGGCGCGCCGCCCTATGATTATGCCGCGGCCAAGCAGGCGGCGGACGACCTGCCCGGCGATGCCGCTGACTGGGAACTGCTGGACATGTACGACTTTTTGCCGCAGTCCAAACCGACCAAACCGCCCTTCCGAACCATTCCACATAAAACCACAAGGAGGTCTGCCTATGAATCCCATGCATCGCAAAAACAAAAACCGACTGAATGACCAACCCATCCCCCGCCGCCTGCGCCGCAGTTTCGCGCTGTACGCGGCCATTGTGGCCGCCTGCTGCCTGGCGATGCCGGTGCTGGCGGACGGCGACCCGTTGACGGTCATCAACAATTTGAGTACGTTTATCTTTTCGGTCATCCGCGCCATCGGTCTCATCCTGCTTGGCTGGGGTATTGTCCAGATCGGCCTGTCGCTGCAAAGCCACGACCCCAGCCAGCGCAGCCAGGGGTTCCTCACGCTGGCGGGCGGTATCATCATCACGTTTGCCAAAGAGATCCTCGATCTGATCATCGGGACGGGCGCGTGAAGGGCGCGGCGTTCCGCCTGCGGAAGGGGGTGATGCGATACGGACAATAACTGGATCGTGGATAACCTGACCAACGCCCTCAACACCTGGAACGACAAGCTGGCCGAGATCTGGCAGCTGCTGACCGCCAGCCCGGTCAGCTACAACGGCGGCGCGGTGTGGGGCGTCATGACCGGCATCCACGGCGCGCTGCAGGCCATTGGGTATGGGCTGCTGGTGCTGTTTTTTGCCGCCGGTGTGGTCAAGACCTGCGGCAGCTTTGTGGAGGTCAAAAAACCGGAACACGCCCTCAAGCTGTTCATTCGTTTTGTGCTGGCCAAGACGGCGGTGGATTTCGGCATGGACCTGATGCTGGCGGTGTTTGACATCGTGCAGGGCATGATCTCGCAGGTCATTGGCTCTGCGGGGGTAAGCGGCATCGGCACCGCCACGCTGCCGCAGGAACTCGTCGATACCATCAACGCCTGCGGATTTTGGGAGAGTATTCCGCTGTGGGCGGTCACGCTCATCGGCAGCCTGCTCATCACGGTGCTGTCCTTTGTCATGGTGCTGACCGTATACGGGCGAATGTTTTCCCTTTGGATGTACGCCGCCATCGCGCCGGTGCCGCTGTCGGCCTTTGCAGGCGAACCCAGCGCCAGCGTGGGCAAGAACTTCCTGCGCAGCTATGCCGGCGTCTGCCTGCAAGGTCTGGTCATTGCGCTGGCCTGCATCATCTTTTCGGCGCTTTCCACCAGCGCGCCGGCAGTCGACCCCAGCGCCAGCGCCATCACGGCGGTGTGGTCCTATGTGGGCGCACTGGCGTTCAATTTGTTGGTGCTGGTCGGGGCCGTCAAGGGGTGCGACCGGATCGTCAAGGAGATCATGGAGCTGTAACAGAAATCAGGAGCCTGCCGAAGCAAGCTCCCGGTTTCAGTTCTGGTGCTGGATGATCCATTGCAAAAGATCGGTGTTGTTTGCCCTGTCGGCCGCAACTGCAAAGATGATGTCGATGAGTTCCTGCTGTGTGTAGGACAACTCGATGCCGTTCAAGGCGAGAAAGACCAGCATTACATGAGCGCCGATCCGTTTGTTGCCGTCCACAAAGGGATGGTTGCAAACTAGCCCGAACCCAAGCTGTGCCGCCTTAGCCTGCACCGAAGGGTACAGGC encodes the following:
- a CDS encoding VirD4-like conjugal transfer protein, CD1115 family, which produces MQKKSPWWVWLLPLPLVWWASAGLAMRWDAAAGLAGILAAVNNLLARPFPVYYTPQTPRFLLLGTALYAGTGLVLAADHKNARPGEEHGSARWGNVFALQRKYADRAGPNLLLTRHFRIGVDGYKHKHNTNILVVGGSGAGKTRTYAVPNVLEAAKAGPDGKGCSLILTDPKSEILRKTGSYLLKQGYEVRVFDLINPSTSFCYNPFVYVQDDKDVLQLITNLIQNTTPSQAQTSDPFWERSETALLQALMLYLLHEAPPREQNFGMVMELLESAEVKEEDENYQSPLDVLFERLAEREPDSIAVKQYRVFKQAAGKTAKSILVSVGVRLAAFNLPQIDRLTMTDELHLDELGEKKVALFCCIPDSDKSLNYLVGMVYTQLIQTLYRQADRVHKGRLPVPVHCLMDEFPNVSLPKDSFLSALATMRSRGIFCSIIVQNISQLKALYKDSWESLIGLCDEFLYLGGNEQSTHKYVSELIGKETVDTTNHSRSHGRGGSYSTSEQQAARDLLTPDEVRLLPDGKAVLFVRGERPVIDDKYDLLRHPCIRYTEDGGAPPYDYAAAKQAADDLPGDAADWELLDMYDFLPQSKPTKPPFRTIPHKTTRRSAYESHASQKQKPTE
- a CDS encoding type II toxin-antitoxin system death-on-curing family toxin; its protein translation is MKQLTKRQVLLLHEQLLQEFGGTAGIRDDGLLESALAAPFQTFGGQSLYPSVQAKAAQLGFGLVCNHPFVDGNKRIGAHVMLVFLALNGIELSYTQQELIDIIFAVAADRANNTDLLQWIIQHQN